The following coding sequences lie in one Fusarium poae strain DAOMC 252244 chromosome 1, whole genome shotgun sequence genomic window:
- a CDS encoding hypothetical protein (BUSCO:24978at5125) gives MTDRNPATAAKSAKQEPAKGDDGKTVNRDKSSNAAASGNQKTPAKKRRKVNHACVYCRRSHMTCDLERPCTRCIKRNIGHLCHDEPRDADSKKAKSVQSSQSIQTPSVVDESDAQSDMARSSISSTMGPPPPTFDTTRQRGSKSFGSGVLGQGSPLGMVQPGQVSGLQGNELNNGGSSNANQFVGFQDAWVTAQNHFHDMHSYHPNYLIAPEVTHEFNLLNDFLHTSLLDDGGVSSEDQQSSAFKRSSQSQSEMLPRFGNSSNPMTAGSSNSMTNMSGSMLPPPPNKEGKNIPRPGSAVPVDKAREYYLQAADPSGNDTPEERMGRVLRAKYDAGLLKPFNYINGYTRLSTYLESHIAASSKHKIIKTINSFRPKFREKAQALTDMELVYVEMWFEKQLMDYDRVFASMAVPACCWRRTGEIFRGNKEMAELIGVSVAQLRDGKIALHEILTEESMVRYWEEFGTIAFDPAHETLLTACSLKNPSPESTHPIVKCCFSFMIRRDDHKLPALIVGNFLPHDPPAQ, from the exons ATGACAGACCGGAATCCTGCTACCGCGGCCAAGAGTGCCAAACAGGAGCCTGCTAAAGGCGACGATGGCAAAACCGTGAATCGCGACAAGAGCTCCAATGCTGCCGCTTCAGGCAATCAAAAGACACCTGCTAAAAAGAGACGCAAGGTCAACCATG CATGCGTATATTGTCGAAGATCT CACATGACTTGCGATCTT GAGAGACCATGTACTAGATGTATCAAGCGCAATATTGGTCATCTTTGTCACGATGAGCCTCGCGATGCAGATTCTAAAAAGGCAAAAAGTGTCCAAAGCAGCCAGAGCATACAGACCCCTTCTGTAGTCGATGAATCTGATGCACAGTCCGACATGGCTCGTAGCTCCATCTCTAGCACCATGGGCCCACCTCCCCCAACATTTGACACGACGAGGCAGCGAGGTTCGAAGTCATTTGGCAGTGGAGTGTTGGGTCAAGGCAGCCCGCTGGGCATGGTGCAACCCGGCCAGGTCTCGGGGCTGCAGGGCAATGAGTTAAACAACGGCGGTAGTAGTAACGCAAACCAAT TCGTAGGTTTCCAAGATGCGTGGGTGACAGCACAAAACCATTTTCATGATATGCACAGCTACCATCCCAACTACCTGATTGCCCCAGAAGTCACTCACGAGTTCAACCTTCTCAACGACTTCCTCCATACCAGCCTACTCGATGACGGCGGGGTTTCATCAGAGGATCAACAAAGCTCGGCATTCAAAAGGTCAAGCCAGAGCCAGTCGGAGATGCTACCCAGGTTTGGAAACAGCAGCAACCCCATGACCGCCGGTAGTTCAAATAGCATGACAAATATGTCAGGATCAATGCTGCCACCCCCTCCGAATAAAGAAGGCAAGAACATTCCACGACCGGGAAGCGCTGTGCCCGTCGACAAGGCCCGCGAATATTATCTACAAGCTGCCGATCCATCGGGCAATGATACGCCCGAGGAGCGTATGGGACGTGTGCTCAGGGCCAAGTACGACGCCGGACTACTCAAACCGTTCAATTATATCAACGGCTACACTCGCTTGAGCACATACCTGGAATCCCACATCGCGGCATCGTCCAAACACAAGATCATAAAAACCATCAACTCGTTCCGGCCCAAGTTCCGAGAAAAGGCGCAAGCTTTGACGGATATGGAGCTTGTGTACGTTGAGATGTGGTTTGAGAAACAGCTCATGGATTACGACCGGGTCTTTGCCAGTATGGCCGTTCCTGCGTGCTGCTGGCGAAGAACTGGTGAAATTTTCAGGGGAAACAAGGAAATGGCAGAATTGATTGGCGTGTCGGTAGCGCAACTGAGAGAT GGCAAGATTGCGTTGCACGAGATACTTACAGAGGAATCTATGGTACGATACTGGGAAGAGTTTGGCACGATTGCTTTTGATCCAGCGCACGAGACCCTCTTAACTGCATGTTCTCTAAAGAACCCCAGTCCGGAGTCAACGCATCCTATTGTGAAATGTTGTTTCTCGTTCATGATAAGACGCGATGACCACAAGCT ACCGGCTCTGATTGTTGGCAATTTCCTGCCGCATGACCCACCAGCACAATAA
- a CDS encoding hypothetical protein (BUSCO:7530at5125): protein MSSIKQVQDLEKQMERVKRENSGLRRMLQDREGPMELDAEGGNENAFNLPAIGSEPKRRKRAAPGQGPDLSRVRSNIRDLSRGIWKVPAQYRERAPVFFDPQRPELPARHLVDQLLHAYYTSSHSMFPIIHFPTFRASVNDLYNNNGVTRASPAWLSLFFAVLATGSLFSQTSNSQPNSFYEPAEFLETANKMFDPWADDFTLDHARSLTLVTLCLNEMNLKSAAWTWLGRAIRVSQDLGLHIESGPWPVIEGEMRRRTWWMIYILDRTLATELCRPVSISDNDCDVSLPAGVDDQFIHEGGMMVPTGAEPLTHSLLAVIHVVRSYSSLMDALSPGALTTAHLSSLDTHFKKCLNTFPPACDPSSTVPLAPHFLAPLAYLFHARLLLHRHHLHPEYPLEARMASLESCTHVSLETSSLLHRSNPALLADGATSLLTTHIFRCALFLLLTGYLDHSLSAVRALASIDRRRDVTMACGRYLSFFVATLAAKRVEYTNYLARAAPPAYSSSRPSIDQTALLQMLSRDEDLLVYATADLQASPDASWLWIGAEREIPLPQTTSPFHYSTATSSSGLFSPEARTGLKEPESKEWGGWGRLETAVRGLEAIPATALTSSSATWTLPPPIKSETPGPGVELPRLSDVPRFSSEMPKLGESSRVMSPATGGSRTPSGSAPNPATSKERLSIANII, encoded by the coding sequence ATGTCATCCATTAAACAGGTGCAGGATCTGGAAAAGCAAATGGAACGAGTAAAGAGAGAGAACAGTGGATTACGGCGCATGCTTCAGGATCGAGAAGGGCCAATGGAACTCGACGCTGAAGGGGGTAATGAAAACGCCTTTAACTTACCAGCCATTGGATCCGAACCGAAACGACGAAAACGAGCGGCCCCTGGACAAGGACCTGATCTGTCTAGAGTAAGATCTAACATACGAGACCTTTCGAGAGGTATTTGGAAAGTTCCGGCCCAATACCGCGAACGTGCACCCGTCTTTTTTGACCCTCAAAGGCCGGAGTTACCGGCAAGGCATTTGGTTGATCAGTTGTTACACGCCTACTACACATCTTCTCATTCCATGTTCCCGATCATACACTTCCCTACCTTTCGAGCATCTGTCAACGATCTTTACAACAATAACGGTGTCACCCGAGCGTCTCCAGCCTGGCTTTCGTTGTTTTTCGCGGTACTTGCGACAGGAAGCCTATTCAGCCAAACATCAAACTCTCAGCCGAATTCGTTTTACGAACCAGCCGAATTTCTCGAGACAGCCAACAAGATGTTCGATCCTTGGGCAGACGACTTCACGTTAGACCACGCGAGGTCACTAACTTTAGTAACACTCTGTCTCAATGAAATGAATCTCAAGTCAGCGGCCTGGACATGGCTAGGAAGAGCTATACGTGTTTCCCAAGACCTGGGATTGCACATCGAGTCAGGGCCGTGGCCAGTTATCGAAGGAGAGATGCGGCGTAGAACCTGGTGGATGATCTATATACTAGACAGGACCTTGGCCACTGAGCTTTGTCGGCCAGTCTCCATCAGCGACAATGATTGTGATGTATCGTTGCCAGCGGGGGTTGACGATCAGTTCATCCATGAGGGAGGAATGATGGTACCTACAGGAGCGGAACCTTTGACACATTCTCTACTCGCTGTCATCCATGTCGTGCGATCGTACTCATCACTTATGGACGCTCTATCGCCCGGTGCTTTGACCACGGCCCATCTTTCGAGTCTTGACACTCATTTCAAGAAGTGTCTGAATACATTTCCTCCAGCTTGCGATCCGTCGAGCACTGTGCCGCTTGCACCTCACTTCCTCGCGCCTCTAGCATATCTTTTTCATGCTCGATTGCTTCTACATAGGCATCACCTTCATCCCGAGTATCCCCTTGAGGCCCGTATGGCATCCCTCGAAAGCTGCACGCATGTCTCTCTTGAAACTTCATCCCTTCTCCATCGGTCTAACCCGGCCCTCTTGGCAGACGGTGCAACTTCCTTGCTGACCACTCACATCTTCCGCTGTGcactttttcttcttcttacaGGTTACTTGGATCACTCATTGTCAGCTGTGAGAGCACTCGCTTCCATTGACCGACGAAGGGATGTCACGATGGCTTGTGGAAGATATTTGTCGTTTTTCGTTGCCACCTTGGCAGCGAAGCGAGTCGAGTACACGAACTATTTGGCAAGGGCTGCTCCGCCAGCATATAGTTCTTCGAGGCCATCGATCGATCAAACGGCCCTCCTTCAGATGCTTTCGCGCGACGAAGACCTGCTGGTGTACGCGACTGCTGATCTTCAAGCCTCACCTGATGCTTCATGGCTTTGGATTGGCGCAGAGCGTGAGATACCGTTGCCTCAAACAACTTCGCCATTCCATTATTCGACTGCAACATCAAGTAGCGGGCTGTTCAGCCCCGAGGCTCGTACAGGTCTGAAAGAACCCGAGAGCAAAGAATGGGGTGGGTGGGGAAGACTTGAGACAGCCGTACGTGGGTTGGAGGCTATACCAGCCACGGCACTGACATCCTCGAGTGCGACTTGGACGCTACCTCCTCCTATCAAGAGCGAAACACCTGGCCCAGGGGTGGAACTCCCAAGGTTAAGTGACGTCCCTCGTTTCAGCTCCGAGATGCCAAAGTTGGGAGAGTCTAGCAGAGTGATGAGCCCTGCCACAGGTGGTAGCAGGACGCCAAGCGGAAGCGCGCCCAACCCAGCGACGAGCAAAGAACGATTAAGCATTGCCAACATCATTTAG